The following coding sequences are from one Leptolyngbya sp. NIES-3755 window:
- a CDS encoding CAB/ELIP/HLIP-related protein (similar to AA sequence:cyanobase_aa:LBDG_24320) — protein sequence MTQTQPTVTPKLENPKFGFNDYAERLNGRAAMIGFVAALIVEYVTGQGVLTWLGLM from the coding sequence ATGACCCAGACTCAACCGACCGTTACTCCGAAATTGGAGAATCCGAAGTTTGGCTTTAACGATTATGCTGAGCGCTTAAATGGACGTGCAGCGATGATCGGCTTTGTGGCAGCGCTGATTGTGGAATATGTCACTGGACAAGGCGTTCTCACTTGGCTTGGATTAATGTGA
- a CDS encoding hypothetical protein (hypothetical protein FJSC11DRAFT_4468;~similar to AA sequence:cyanobase_aa:LBDG_07600) has translation MPATLQQIASYLDKKEWKYRIDEEGCRILTGVYGENLEDFLIVIQLDEEGEFFELFAPRVLSGVKDHPHKTAILQTMLAISWETKMLQWEYDPSDGEIRAIIEFPLEDSTLTERQFNRCLHSLVELVDELALPRLNAVMETGEDPGDLQEGERLLLALQEEAPGLLTVLERAMEARKRRGRRLPSEEKDES, from the coding sequence ATGCCAGCCACTCTACAGCAAATTGCAAGCTATCTCGATAAAAAAGAATGGAAATACCGTATCGATGAAGAAGGCTGCCGTATTTTAACAGGCGTGTATGGCGAAAACTTAGAAGATTTTCTCATCGTGATTCAACTTGATGAAGAAGGCGAATTCTTTGAACTGTTCGCGCCACGAGTATTGTCCGGAGTCAAAGATCATCCGCACAAAACCGCAATTCTTCAAACGATGCTGGCAATTTCTTGGGAAACCAAAATGTTGCAGTGGGAATATGACCCCTCAGACGGCGAAATTCGCGCAATCATTGAATTTCCCCTAGAAGACTCCACCCTGACCGAGCGACAGTTCAATCGATGTTTGCACAGCCTGGTTGAATTGGTTGACGAATTAGCGTTACCCCGACTCAACGCCGTCATGGAAACTGGAGAAGATCCGGGCGATTTACAAGAGGGTGAGCGTTTACTCTTAGCACTTCAAGAAGAAGCTCCAGGATTACTTACCGTTTTAGAACGGGCAATGGAAGCTCGGAAACGGCGTGGACGAAGATTACCTTCAGAGGAAAAAGACGAATCATGA
- a CDS encoding transcriptional regulator, MerR family (similar to AA sequence:cyanobase_aa:Cyan7425_2718) produces the protein MLKIGEAAAKSGLPVKTIRYYDDIGLLTSTVERSEAGYRLFTPQVIDRLAFIKRAQSLGLRLEEVKEILTIHDRGLLPCKTVKGQIQDKVAQITTQIEQLNTLRSELQTVLSHWEEQPNPELIEVAICPNLEMFHELP, from the coding sequence ATGTTGAAAATTGGCGAAGCTGCTGCAAAAAGTGGGTTGCCTGTTAAAACGATTCGCTATTACGACGATATTGGATTGCTCACATCGACCGTTGAACGATCGGAGGCGGGATATCGATTATTTACGCCGCAAGTCATCGATCGACTTGCCTTTATCAAACGCGCACAATCGTTAGGACTGCGATTGGAAGAAGTCAAAGAAATCTTGACGATTCACGATCGAGGATTATTGCCCTGCAAAACTGTGAAAGGTCAGATCCAGGACAAAGTTGCTCAAATCACCACGCAAATCGAACAGTTAAACACCCTTCGCAGCGAACTTCAAACGGTGCTTTCTCACTGGGAAGAACAACCCAATCCAGAACTAATCGAAGTCGCGATTTGTCCCAATCTTGAAATGTTCCATGAATTGCCCTGA
- a CDS encoding hypothetical protein (hypothetical protein MC7420_5759;~similar to AA sequence:cyanobase_aa:LBDG_07620), with product MSRSNVLLSPLLGLITALLIGAILRFWNLDLKPLWMDEVITAIFSMGRNYLEVPVDQFFTVSALDQLFQLKPTTCANIAQTVSVQSVHPPLFFCWLNQWLQWVPGDWVWRIRSLSVVAGIGAIALIYWLNRIAFAPSAGMIAAFVMAVSPFAIYLSQEARHYTVPMLFVIVALVGLIRIQQDLLHGKRSLKIWLGWTVINGIGFYVHYFLVLAIAAQFFALFVLQIRLRHPWRFWWKTWGMIVLSGLGIIAICSPWIPTFVSHTTRPETDWLATSDTAWWSFLIPLYQFAAGWLVMVVSFPVEYQPVWIIVISAIAMLLFAGWIVWCVIKGLKLLWNDPKTHWSTLILVSFVAGILIEFLAIVYVLGKDLTQVPRYNFIYYPAVCALIGASFWKLKPSKFESPLLMYFVGALSCIFVVSNLVFLKPYTPDRVAQNILSPNCTAVAMSYNDFQDIALGLAFALAIQTKEQQCQPAFALVSRTQGYGAFWRKLATLKVPPVQKFWAIAPGLRMRDFPNQVQLQGKLCDRNPQEQYRIGIPYVGYDCR from the coding sequence ATGTCTCGATCGAATGTTCTCTTGTCTCCTTTGCTGGGTCTGATTACGGCTTTGCTAATTGGTGCGATTCTGAGATTTTGGAATCTCGACCTGAAACCGCTGTGGATGGATGAAGTGATCACAGCAATTTTCAGCATGGGACGGAATTATTTAGAAGTGCCTGTGGATCAGTTTTTTACAGTCTCAGCATTGGATCAATTGTTTCAATTAAAGCCGACAACTTGTGCGAATATTGCTCAAACAGTTTCGGTTCAATCAGTCCATCCGCCGTTGTTCTTCTGCTGGCTGAATCAATGGTTGCAATGGGTTCCGGGTGATTGGGTTTGGAGAATACGATCGCTGAGTGTGGTCGCTGGAATCGGTGCGATCGCATTAATCTACTGGCTGAATCGAATTGCATTTGCTCCCAGTGCAGGAATGATCGCAGCATTTGTAATGGCTGTTTCACCATTTGCGATCTATCTCTCCCAAGAAGCGCGTCATTACACCGTTCCAATGTTGTTTGTGATCGTTGCTTTAGTCGGATTGATTCGGATTCAGCAAGACTTACTACATGGAAAGCGATCGCTGAAAATTTGGCTCGGTTGGACTGTAATTAATGGAATTGGATTCTATGTTCATTACTTTCTAGTTTTAGCGATCGCGGCTCAGTTTTTTGCATTGTTCGTCTTGCAGATTCGATTGCGTCATCCTTGGCGATTTTGGTGGAAAACTTGGGGTATGATCGTACTTTCAGGCTTGGGAATTATTGCGATTTGCTCACCTTGGATACCTACATTTGTTAGCCATACGACTCGACCTGAAACCGATTGGTTAGCCACTTCTGATACTGCTTGGTGGAGCTTTTTAATTCCGCTGTATCAGTTTGCGGCTGGATGGCTCGTGATGGTGGTCTCGTTTCCGGTCGAGTATCAACCTGTATGGATTATTGTGATCTCCGCGATCGCAATGTTGCTCTTCGCAGGTTGGATCGTCTGGTGTGTGATCAAAGGCTTAAAGCTATTGTGGAATGATCCAAAAACACATTGGTCAACGCTGATTTTAGTGAGCTTTGTTGCTGGAATCTTGATTGAATTTTTAGCGATCGTCTATGTTCTCGGAAAAGATCTCACTCAAGTTCCACGCTATAACTTTATCTACTATCCAGCCGTTTGTGCCTTGATTGGTGCAAGCTTCTGGAAGTTAAAGCCTTCAAAGTTTGAATCACCGCTACTGATGTACTTTGTCGGCGCATTGAGTTGTATTTTTGTCGTTTCTAACTTAGTCTTTCTCAAGCCTTACACACCCGATCGTGTGGCTCAAAACATTCTCTCTCCGAATTGTACTGCTGTTGCAATGAGCTACAACGACTTTCAGGACATTGCTCTAGGATTGGCATTTGCTCTAGCGATTCAAACTAAAGAGCAACAATGTCAACCTGCATTTGCGTTAGTGTCTCGCACTCAAGGCTATGGTGCTTTTTGGCGTAAATTAGCAACTTTGAAAGTGCCGCCTGTACAGAAATTTTGGGCGATCGCTCCCGGTTTGAGAATGCGCGACTTTCCGAATCAGGTACAGCTTCAGGGGAAACTATGCGATCGTAATCCACAAGAGCAATACCGGATTGGAATTCCTTATGTGGGCTACGATTGTCGCTAG
- a CDS encoding alanine dehydrogenase (similar to AA sequence:cyanobase_aa:LBDG_24330): MEIGVPKETKDQEFRVGLSPSSVRVLIEQGHSVFVESNAGTGSGFTDTDYKQAGAAIVSHTKEVWNRELVIKVKEPLSSEYDFLQKGQILFTYLHLAANRKLTEHLLNSGVSAIAYETVELSDRRLPLLTPMSIIAGRLSVQFGSRYLERQQGGRGVLLGGVPGVKPGRVVILGGGIVGTEAARMAMGMGAQVTILDVNVDRLSYLETIFGSRAELLYSNSSHIEELVPQADLLIGSVLIPGRKAPTLVSRNLVKQMRSGSVIVDVAVDQGGCIETLHPTSHTEPTYVDEGVVHYGVPNMPGAVPWTATQALNNSTLPYVIKLANYGLTALDRDSALAKGLNVQSHHLIHPAVQEVFPDLAKI; this comes from the coding sequence ATGGAAATTGGTGTGCCCAAAGAAACGAAGGATCAAGAGTTCCGTGTCGGGTTAAGTCCAAGTAGTGTCCGAGTGTTGATAGAACAAGGACATTCGGTATTTGTGGAGTCGAATGCAGGAACGGGATCGGGCTTTACTGATACTGATTACAAACAGGCGGGCGCTGCGATCGTGTCTCACACCAAGGAGGTCTGGAATCGAGAACTGGTGATCAAAGTCAAAGAGCCACTCTCCTCTGAATATGATTTTCTACAAAAAGGTCAGATTCTTTTTACTTATTTGCATCTAGCTGCGAATCGAAAATTGACAGAGCATTTATTGAATTCGGGCGTGAGTGCGATCGCTTACGAAACCGTTGAACTGTCCGATCGACGCTTGCCGTTATTAACTCCAATGAGCATTATTGCCGGACGCTTATCGGTGCAGTTTGGATCACGATATCTCGAACGGCAGCAAGGTGGACGAGGTGTTTTGCTTGGAGGTGTTCCAGGTGTGAAACCAGGACGAGTGGTGATTTTGGGTGGTGGAATTGTCGGAACTGAAGCGGCAAGAATGGCGATGGGAATGGGCGCGCAGGTGACGATTTTGGATGTGAATGTCGATCGCTTGTCGTATCTCGAAACAATTTTTGGTTCACGTGCCGAACTCCTCTACAGCAATTCGAGCCATATCGAAGAACTTGTGCCACAAGCAGACTTATTAATTGGATCGGTGCTAATTCCAGGGCGAAAAGCTCCGACCTTGGTATCGAGAAATTTAGTCAAACAAATGCGATCGGGTTCTGTGATCGTTGATGTTGCGGTCGATCAAGGGGGCTGTATTGAAACACTCCATCCCACTTCACACACAGAGCCAACTTATGTCGATGAAGGTGTCGTGCATTATGGTGTGCCAAATATGCCGGGAGCGGTTCCCTGGACTGCAACTCAGGCATTGAATAATAGTACTTTGCCCTATGTAATTAAGTTGGCGAACTATGGACTGACAGCACTCGATCGAGATTCTGCATTAGCAAAAGGCTTGAATGTTCAGAGTCATCATTTAATTCATCCCGCAGTTCAAGAAGTCTTTCCTGATTTAGCAAAGATCTAG
- a CDS encoding transposase, IS605 OrfB family (similar to AA sequence:cyanobase_aa:PCC7424_4609): MLKAVKVRIYPTDEQQAHLAQAFGCVRWVWNQSLAVMSLTYKETGKGVSALSMKKQIPIWKQEHEWLTECYSQCLQQSVLNLSQAFINFFDGRTQYPTFKNRHGRQSIQYPQNVKILSNSEIKFPGKLGTVKAKIHRDCAGKLKTVTVSRMTDGRYYVSLLLDDGIEKPESSSEGKAVGIDLGLIDFAVTSDGSKFNNPKHLKKHERNLKRKQRKLSRKKDKTTNKRRKAKRALAKVHSKISRVREDFLHKLSRKIVNENQVMVVEDLAVKNMVKNHTLAKSISDAGWGMFCTMLKYKAEQDGKIYLEIGRFFPSSHLCNVTLLPIPKMDLSVRSFLCPHCQKHHDRDVNAAINIRNEGLRILALGISATALGGNVRPKRFGRKSTTVEAIADELGSPLYNA, from the coding sequence ATGTTGAAAGCAGTAAAAGTCAGAATTTATCCAACTGATGAACAGCAAGCCCATCTCGCACAGGCTTTCGGGTGTGTGCGTTGGGTCTGGAATCAATCTCTAGCGGTCATGTCGTTGACCTACAAAGAGACGGGTAAAGGCGTTTCTGCACTCAGCATGAAGAAGCAGATCCCAATCTGGAAGCAAGAACATGAATGGCTGACTGAATGCTATTCCCAATGTTTGCAGCAATCCGTTTTGAATCTGTCTCAGGCGTTTATTAACTTTTTTGATGGTCGCACTCAGTACCCGACGTTCAAGAATCGTCACGGTCGGCAGTCGATCCAGTATCCTCAGAATGTAAAAATTCTGAGCAATTCTGAGATCAAGTTTCCTGGCAAGCTTGGAACGGTGAAAGCCAAAATTCATCGGGACTGTGCTGGAAAACTGAAGACTGTTACCGTATCGAGAATGACTGACGGGCGGTACTATGTTTCATTGCTGCTAGACGATGGCATTGAAAAACCGGAGTCAAGCAGTGAGGGTAAAGCGGTTGGAATTGATCTCGGCTTGATTGACTTTGCCGTGACTTCTGACGGCTCTAAGTTCAACAATCCGAAGCATCTCAAGAAACATGAACGCAACTTGAAACGGAAGCAGAGAAAGCTTTCTCGCAAAAAGGATAAGACCACAAACAAACGCCGCAAGGCAAAACGCGCACTTGCTAAAGTGCATTCTAAGATTTCAAGAGTGAGAGAAGATTTCCTCCACAAGCTATCCCGCAAGATAGTGAACGAGAACCAAGTGATGGTGGTGGAAGATCTGGCAGTGAAAAACATGGTGAAGAATCACACCCTAGCCAAGTCAATCAGCGATGCAGGCTGGGGGATGTTTTGCACCATGCTCAAGTACAAAGCAGAGCAAGACGGTAAGATTTACCTCGAAATTGGGCGATTCTTCCCGTCTTCGCATCTGTGCAATGTGACGCTGCTACCGATTCCCAAGATGGATCTCTCAGTCCGTTCTTTCCTCTGTCCCCACTGCCAAAAGCATCACGATCGAGATGTGAATGCGGCAATCAACATCAGAAATGAAGGCTTGCGGATCTTGGCGTTGGGAATCAGCGCTACTGCCCTTGGAGGCAATGTAAGACCAAAGCGGTTTGGGCGCAAGTCTACGACTGTAGAGGCGATTGCTGATGAATTGGGAAGCCCACTCTATAACGCCTAG
- a CDS encoding signal peptide peptidase SppA, 67K type (similar to AA sequence:cyanobase_aa:LBDG_44320), producing MRDFLKQTLATLLALFIFLGVSVGGLLLLLISISIMASRDSAPTVRDKSVLVFDLSQTIGDAPSSASTRDVLNDALVGSRPNTLTLRSVLTSIDEAAKDNRIVGIYLKGGTGNSTGYATLREVRQALERFKTSGKRIVAYDVDWQEREYYLASIADTIAVNPIGGLELNGLSSEGLFFARALQRFGIGVQVTRVGRFKSAVEPFLQNRRSAADREQTRRLLGDIWTDFLSTTGKSRNLTPKQLQAIADRSGQLEPDDAIKEKLVDRTAYTDEVIADLKKLTGEDDETKSFRQINLSTYSRVANDRNDSRTSRNKIAIVYAEGEIVNGQGGAGQIGGDRLARQLRELRLDEDVKAVVLRVNTPGGSATASDIIQREVILTNKEKPVIVSMGNVAASGGYWISTYASQIFAEPTTITGSIGVFGRILNVQQIANQNGVTWDVVKTGRFADSQTVSRPKTPEELKIIQASVDRIYDQFLTKVANSRKLEKSRVAEIAQGRVWSGAQAKSIGLVDELGGLEAAIRSAAEKANLGDNWQIDEYPRPRSFEERLIETLTGAVVGESKPAIDPLTSEMKKVQAQIESLKAMNDPKDVYLRLPFDLSIR from the coding sequence ATGCGTGACTTTCTTAAACAAACCCTGGCGACTCTGTTAGCACTGTTCATTTTTCTGGGTGTCAGTGTTGGCGGGCTTCTGCTGCTCTTGATTTCGATTTCGATCATGGCATCCCGCGACTCGGCTCCGACCGTTCGAGATAAGTCGGTCTTAGTCTTTGATCTGTCACAAACGATCGGCGATGCTCCGAGCAGTGCCAGCACTCGTGACGTTTTGAATGATGCACTGGTCGGAAGTCGTCCGAATACGTTGACCTTGCGATCGGTCTTAACTTCGATCGATGAAGCTGCAAAAGATAACCGGATTGTCGGAATCTACCTCAAAGGTGGAACTGGAAATAGTACAGGTTACGCCACATTGCGGGAAGTTCGTCAGGCGTTAGAGCGCTTCAAAACGAGTGGAAAGCGGATTGTGGCTTACGACGTGGATTGGCAGGAACGCGAATATTATTTAGCATCGATCGCAGATACGATCGCGGTTAATCCGATCGGCGGTTTGGAACTGAATGGCTTAAGTTCTGAAGGTCTGTTTTTTGCCCGTGCGCTTCAGCGGTTTGGCATTGGGGTGCAAGTGACACGAGTGGGGCGGTTCAAATCTGCGGTAGAACCCTTTTTACAAAATCGCCGGAGTGCTGCCGATCGAGAACAAACTCGCAGACTACTCGGAGATATTTGGACGGATTTTCTCAGTACCACGGGTAAATCGAGAAATCTAACTCCGAAGCAACTCCAAGCGATCGCGGATCGATCGGGACAGTTAGAGCCAGACGATGCAATTAAAGAGAAATTAGTCGATCGCACTGCTTACACCGATGAAGTGATTGCAGATTTGAAGAAGCTCACCGGAGAAGATGACGAGACCAAATCATTTCGGCAAATCAATCTCAGCACCTATTCACGAGTTGCAAACGATCGCAATGACTCTAGAACGAGCAGAAATAAAATTGCGATCGTCTACGCCGAAGGTGAAATTGTCAATGGTCAAGGAGGTGCGGGACAGATTGGCGGAGACCGTTTAGCAAGACAGCTTCGGGAACTGCGACTAGATGAAGATGTGAAAGCCGTTGTCCTGAGAGTCAATACACCGGGTGGAAGTGCTACAGCTTCGGATATTATTCAGCGCGAAGTGATTTTAACAAACAAAGAAAAACCTGTAATTGTATCGATGGGTAATGTTGCAGCATCAGGCGGCTATTGGATTTCAACCTATGCGAGTCAGATTTTTGCAGAACCCACCACGATTACAGGCTCGATCGGGGTATTCGGTCGAATTCTCAATGTTCAACAGATTGCAAATCAGAATGGCGTTACTTGGGATGTCGTGAAAACGGGGAGATTTGCGGATAGTCAAACCGTTTCCCGTCCGAAAACTCCTGAAGAACTCAAGATTATTCAAGCATCCGTCGATCGGATTTACGATCAATTCCTGACCAAAGTGGCAAACTCCCGCAAGCTAGAGAAATCCAGAGTCGCGGAAATTGCTCAAGGTCGCGTCTGGTCAGGTGCTCAAGCAAAATCGATCGGGTTAGTCGATGAACTGGGTGGATTGGAAGCAGCGATTCGATCGGCAGCAGAGAAGGCAAATCTTGGCGACAATTGGCAGATTGATGAATACCCACGACCTCGATCGTTTGAGGAACGACTAATTGAAACGCTAACGGGTGCAGTCGTGGGCGAATCTAAACCTGCGATCGATCCTCTTACGAGCGAGATGAAAAAGGTGCAGGCTCAGATTGAGAGCTTAAAAGCAATGAACGATCCGAAAGATGTCTATCTGCGATTACCGTTCGATTTGTCGATTCGTTAA
- a CDS encoding dephospho-coa kinase (similar to AA sequence:cyanobase_aa:LBDG_07610), producing the protein MRIIGITGGIGMGKTTISNYLATAHHLPVLDTDLIAREAVEPGSPILSQIIDRYGSSLIRLDGSLDRSKLGSIIFSDPTERAWLEQQIHPFVRKKLETERDRLADSTIVMVIPLLFEANMTDLVTEIWVVSCPESQQIQRLMQREKLSLEQAQARIRSQMSIEEKRDRANLVLDNSTTLEALLQQVDRALS; encoded by the coding sequence ATGCGAATCATCGGAATCACTGGCGGGATCGGAATGGGAAAAACCACGATTTCCAACTATCTTGCTACTGCTCATCATTTACCCGTTCTAGATACAGATTTGATTGCGCGAGAAGCAGTTGAACCTGGATCGCCAATTTTGTCTCAAATTATCGATCGATATGGTTCCAGTCTGATTCGACTCGATGGTTCGCTCGATCGCTCCAAACTCGGATCGATCATTTTCTCTGATCCGACTGAGCGAGCTTGGTTAGAGCAGCAAATTCATCCGTTTGTGAGAAAGAAACTGGAAACAGAACGCGATCGACTGGCTGATTCCACGATCGTCATGGTGATTCCGCTCTTATTTGAAGCCAATATGACCGATTTAGTAACAGAAATTTGGGTTGTGTCCTGTCCAGAATCGCAACAGATTCAAAGACTGATGCAGCGAGAAAAACTGAGTTTAGAACAAGCTCAAGCGCGAATTCGGAGTCAAATGTCGATCGAGGAAAAACGCGATCGAGCCAATCTCGTTCTCGACAATTCCACGACGCTCGAAGCCTTACTACAGCAAGTTGATCGCGCACTCAGTTGA
- a CDS encoding hypothetical protein (conserved hypothetical protein;~similar to AA sequence:cyanobase_aa:LBDG_31130): MNVLWFRFLRTLYRKEPITGFILTAGAMNVAIGGFDQSTSLVMFGLGTVALSILFRWWALSQRPAPVRVTPDSSPRMSVRALPERSSRPTLPELK, translated from the coding sequence ATGAACGTGTTGTGGTTTCGCTTCTTAAGAACGTTGTATCGAAAAGAGCCGATTACAGGGTTTATTTTGACCGCAGGTGCGATGAATGTAGCGATCGGAGGATTTGATCAAAGCACCTCATTGGTTATGTTTGGACTCGGTACGGTTGCACTTTCAATTCTCTTTCGCTGGTGGGCACTGTCTCAACGTCCCGCACCCGTTCGCGTAACTCCAGATTCATCTCCTCGAATGTCCGTTCGTGCCCTTCCTGAACGATCGTCTCGTCCAACGCTTCCTGAACTCAAGTAA
- a CDS encoding hypothetical protein (conserved hypothetical protein;~similar to AA sequence:cyanobase_aa:LBDG_25990), translating into MKRFIISGIASLGLLSGASSAIAQSSHKTAQTEPFQRIEQPLVNKAIVTIGGLGLIGLELWWFLHYQSKSRGD; encoded by the coding sequence ATGAAACGATTCATCATTAGTGGAATTGCGAGTTTAGGACTTTTATCTGGAGCATCAAGCGCGATCGCTCAATCGTCACATAAGACAGCACAAACTGAACCTTTTCAACGGATTGAACAGCCGCTTGTGAATAAAGCGATCGTGACGATCGGCGGACTCGGTTTAATCGGTCTAGAACTTTGGTGGTTCTTGCACTATCAATCAAAGTCTCGCGGTGATTAA